Proteins encoded by one window of Aphidius gifuensis isolate YNYX2018 linkage group LG2, ASM1490517v1, whole genome shotgun sequence:
- the LOC122850380 gene encoding uncharacterized protein LOC122850380, with protein MPANRVKRSVEDEREFQRLKRMRNTVTQRERRQKLALQLESKRFNIQVEDIQEHYIGKMNILCQHCSAKHFKVEEVNNKKTFNDCCSHGEVNLEPLPDPPHLIKDLFNRSHKLSKNFHERIRSYNNAFAFASFNANLNEATNVWSQLNKVSSLNTEIINAIGNTLREINLFAKSYRMMHEELQQTINDGHEEPEMQLIFSNKPGMDARRYNMQKINEVAAIFTTTANGDIPESYVTIHNKKTKKLKLNQKKIRADSYQGLIDHLKTAANESKVNVEKMNDTLIDENGYPTYCRRNTGTFERENGNSTEQK; from the exons ATGCCTGCAAATCGGGTTAAACGTTCTGTGGAAGATGAAAGAGAATTTCAAAGATTAAAACGTATGAGAAATACTGTAACCCAAAGAGAGCGTAGACAAAAACTGGCATTACAATTAGAATCTAAAAGATTCAATATTCAAGTTGAAGATATCCAAGAGCATTATATtggaaaaatgaatattttgtgTCAACATTGCAGTGCAAAACATTTCAAAGTAGAAGaagtaaataataagaaaacttTCAATGATTGTTGTAGTCATGGTGAAGTGAATCTTGAACCATTGCCTGATCCACcacatttaataaaagatttatttaatcGTTCTCataaactttcaaaaaatttccatGAACGAATACGATCATACAATAATGCTTTTGCTTTTGCATCTTTCAATGCGAACTTA AATGAAGCAACTAACGTTTGGTCACAATTAAACAAAGTTTCATCTTTGAATACGGAAATTATTAATGCTATAGGTAATACTCTTCGTGAGATTAATTTGTTTGCAAAGTCATATCGAATGATGCATGAAGAATTACAGCAAACAATTAATGATGGTCATGAAGAACCAGAAATGCAATTAATATTCTCTAATAAACCCGGTATGGACGCACGACGATataatatgcaaaaaataaatgaagttGCAGCGATTTTTACTACAACTGCTAATGGAGATATTCCAGAGTCATATGTGAcgatacataataaaaaaacgaaaaaactgAA gttaaatcaaaaaaaaattcgagctGATAGTTACCAAGGATTAATTGATCATTTAAAAACTGCTGCAAATGAATCCAAAgtaaatgtagaaaaaatg AATGATACATTAATAGATGAAAATGGATACCCAACTTATTGTCGTAGAAATACAGGTACTTTTGAACGTGAAAATGGAAATAGTACtgagcaaaaataa